A stretch of Podospora bellae-mahoneyi strain CBS 112042 chromosome 5, whole genome shotgun sequence DNA encodes these proteins:
- a CDS encoding hypothetical protein (EggNog:ENOG503PYAD): MDIIQDDFSSLDLHEPLSPSHSGQSIINNDRLARIMEIRRLESPDLNPPRYHDPSTPPSSPPQPSSTSSSPGTPGPPPKPPPSPPQFPQFSLFPGELQNLIWDHAAQLLSSPTSTPGIHFLLQPPLLSPNTPPLVRPAPFQLSTPWLTNDLDLIPTRDSFCLNLANLLLTCRASRAAILRNNASFPFTHNRTILRSLPQKGYPVLCPPKSVDLSLDLHRDLVSLTSANGTCDEVRRMLDFTDGNHFIFSAARKFAVRYGLGWELPTPGPFQHDRRCPTGWMGMRGGGRPGFCSRCVGRLVERFRRLEEVWVVVDLPEKGWKRVDGGWGRKKEFEGWDRRWFAVEGVGVVGEEGNGNGGVVEEGLEVLERVKSNLKDPRYYHMPWVSELKFGLLGWEKST; encoded by the exons ATGGATATCATCCAGGACGACTTTTCCTCCCTCGACCTTCATGAACCACTATCGCCATCTCATTCCGGCCAATCAATTATCAATAACGACAGATTAGCCCGCATCATGGAAATCCGACGCCTCGAAAGCCCAGATCTCAACCCGCCCAGGTACCACGacccatcaacaccaccctcctcaccaccacagccatcttccacctcatcatcccccggAACACCcggaccaccacccaaaccaccaccatccccccctcaaTTCCCCCaattctccctcttcccaggTGAACTCCAAAACCTAATCTGGGACCACGCCGCccagctcctctcctccccaacctcgaccccaGGAatccacttcctcctccaaccccccctcttaagccccaacaccccccctctcgTCCGCCCGGCCCCCTTCCAGCTTTCTACTCCATGGCTCACCAACGACCTCGACCTCATCCCAACCAGAGACTCCTTCTGTCTCAACCTCgcaaacctcctcctcacctgcCGCGCCTCTCGCGCCGCCATTCTCCGCAACAACGCCTCTTTCCCATTCACCCACAACAGAACTATCCTAAGGTCTCTCCCCCAAAAGGGGTATCCAGTGTTGTGCCCCCCAAAGTCCGTCGACTTGTCCCTCGACCTCCACCGAGATTTGGTGTCACTAACTTCGGCCAATGGCACCTGCGACGaagtgaggaggatgctCGATTTCACCGACGGTAACCACTTCATCTTTTCGGCGGCGAGGAAATTTGCGGTGAGGTATGGATTAGGCTGGGAACTGCCGACTCCGGGCCCGTTTCAGCACGACAGGCGGTGTCCgacggggtggatggggatgagggggggggggaggccgGGGTTTTGCTCGAGGTgtgtggggaggttggttgagCGGttcaggaggttggaggaggtttgggttgtggttgattTGCCTGAGAAGGGGTGGAAaagggttgatggtgggtgggggaggaaaaaggagtttgaggggtgGGATAGGCGGTGGTTTgctgttgagggggtgggcgttgtgggggaggaggggaatgggaatgggggggtagtggaggaggggttggaggtgctggagagggtgaagagtAATTTG AAAGATCCGAGGTATTATCATATGCCGTGGGTGAGCGAGTTGAagtttgggttgttggggtgggagaagtCGACATGA